One segment of Streptomyces bathyalis DNA contains the following:
- a CDS encoding AMP-dependent synthetase/ligase gives MTSTLRLPEADPAELTVPALLLRNVEDHGDLPALSWRETDGSGETHWATLTWAEARERIAGLAAGLADLGVGRGDHVLMMMGNRPEHWLTDLALTHLGAVPVSVYGTAAPGQIAHIIEHSRARLAVIEGAGEVRTWQPLMGRLVVVEPDAADGHIPYADLDRPYDAEFFERTWRETRAADPVTVVYTSGTTGDPKGVVVSHRNVALNCQALEKVVELPEHVEHISYLPFAHIAERMLGIYLPVHRAAHVHLCADPLQVAATARELRPAQFFGVPRVWEKLAASVRAALAQLPEEQRRAVEQAGDVARDYVAHLERGEEPPEAVSASYERVSREILRPLLAMAGFDRLVWTASASAPMPQDVVRFWAGFGIVIMDAWGLTETVGVATTNSPGGFRLGSVGRALEGMEMRTAEDGEIEVRGPTVVEGYLSPDGSVEPATDDEGWFATGDIGRIDEDGFLWLVDRKKEMIVTSTGKNVSPALVENTLKQHPLIGQAFVHGDGRSYLVALLVLDAETATGWAAANGIDAELTALASHPEVLAETDGAVAAANAQLNRTEQVKRYWLLADEWGPQTGELTPSLKLRRATVREKYGPVIEELYGQGGRTPDG, from the coding sequence ATCACCAGCACCCTGCGACTCCCCGAAGCAGACCCGGCCGAACTCACCGTCCCCGCGCTGCTGTTGCGCAACGTCGAGGACCACGGAGACCTGCCCGCCCTCTCCTGGCGGGAGACCGACGGGAGCGGGGAGACCCACTGGGCCACGCTCACCTGGGCCGAGGCGCGCGAGCGCATCGCCGGGCTCGCAGCCGGCCTCGCCGATCTCGGCGTCGGCCGCGGCGACCACGTCCTGATGATGATGGGCAACCGCCCCGAGCACTGGCTGACCGATCTCGCCCTCACCCATCTCGGCGCCGTACCCGTCTCGGTCTACGGCACCGCCGCGCCCGGCCAGATCGCGCACATCATCGAGCACAGCCGCGCACGGCTCGCCGTGATCGAGGGAGCCGGCGAGGTGCGGACATGGCAGCCGCTGATGGGCCGCCTCGTCGTCGTCGAACCGGACGCCGCCGACGGGCACATCCCCTACGCCGACCTCGACCGCCCGTACGACGCGGAGTTCTTCGAGCGCACCTGGCGCGAGACACGGGCCGCTGACCCCGTGACCGTCGTCTACACCTCCGGCACCACGGGCGACCCCAAGGGCGTCGTCGTCTCGCACCGCAACGTCGCCCTCAACTGCCAGGCCCTGGAGAAGGTCGTCGAACTGCCCGAGCACGTCGAGCACATCTCCTATCTGCCCTTCGCCCACATCGCCGAGCGGATGCTGGGCATCTATCTGCCGGTCCACCGGGCCGCACACGTCCATCTGTGCGCCGACCCCCTGCAAGTCGCCGCGACGGCAAGGGAGTTGCGCCCCGCGCAGTTCTTCGGGGTGCCGAGGGTGTGGGAGAAGCTCGCCGCGTCCGTACGGGCGGCGCTCGCGCAGCTTCCCGAGGAGCAACGCCGGGCGGTGGAGCAGGCGGGCGACGTGGCCCGTGATTACGTCGCACACCTCGAACGGGGCGAGGAGCCGCCCGAGGCGGTCTCGGCCTCGTACGAGCGGGTCAGCCGGGAGATCCTGCGGCCGCTGCTGGCCATGGCGGGCTTCGACCGGCTCGTATGGACGGCGAGCGCCTCCGCTCCGATGCCCCAGGACGTGGTGCGCTTCTGGGCCGGATTCGGCATCGTGATCATGGACGCCTGGGGGCTGACCGAGACGGTCGGTGTCGCCACGACCAACAGCCCGGGAGGGTTCCGGCTCGGCTCGGTCGGCAGGGCGCTCGAAGGCATGGAGATGCGCACGGCCGAGGACGGCGAGATCGAGGTGCGCGGGCCCACCGTCGTCGAGGGCTATCTGAGCCCGGACGGTTCCGTGGAACCCGCCACCGACGACGAGGGATGGTTCGCGACAGGCGACATCGGGAGGATCGACGAGGACGGCTTCCTGTGGCTCGTCGACCGCAAGAAGGAAATGATCGTGACTTCGACGGGCAAGAACGTCTCACCTGCCCTGGTCGAGAACACCCTCAAGCAGCATCCGCTGATCGGCCAGGCTTTCGTGCACGGAGACGGCCGCTCCTACCTCGTCGCGCTGCTGGTCCTGGACGCCGAGACGGCAACCGGCTGGGCGGCGGCCAACGGCATCGACGCGGAGCTCACCGCGCTGGCCTCACACCCCGAGGTCCTGGCCGAGACCGACGGCGCCGTGGCGGCGGCCAACGCGCAGCTCAACCGCACGGAACAGGTCAAGCGGTACTGGCTGCTCGCTGACGAATGGGGGCCGCAGACGGGCGAGTTGACGCCTTCACTGAAGCTGCGCCGCGCGACCGTGCGGGAGAAGTACGGGCCCGTCATCGAGGAGCTGTACGGACAGGGCGGGCGGACGCCGGACGGCTGA
- a CDS encoding cytochrome P450 codes for MTTPDPQSASDESRASGDSADGRAAPSSGCPAHPDAVPMFGTRFISEDRGKLYREMREQHGPIAPVTLVGDVPAWLVLGYRELHQITGNPGLFTRDSSVWNMWDQIPPDWPLMPMVGRQPSILYEVGDRHERRSTLVSDALRDVDPFELRTHSEQHADELIDAFCGSARADLVDEYAMQLPALVLARIFGFTGEDGAALVPSINAVVDGSDGAIEGRQYLQRAMGTLLRSRAIAPAGDVATRMQTHPNSGEFSSEEILEDMMVDLIAGHQPTADWISNSLRLMLTDDRFAASLGGGRASVGEAMNEVLWEETPTQNIAGRWTTRDTQLGGRRIQGGDLLVLSFAAANADPHIRPDQHSFTGGNSAFFSFGHGSHRCPYPAQEIAEGIARTGIEVLLDRLPDVDLAVDEEELAWRPSPFLRGLESLPVTFTPTSAVGGR; via the coding sequence GTGACCACGCCAGACCCGCAGTCCGCCTCCGACGAGTCCCGGGCGTCCGGTGACTCTGCCGACGGGCGGGCCGCGCCGTCGTCCGGATGCCCCGCGCACCCTGACGCCGTCCCCATGTTCGGGACCCGCTTCATCAGCGAGGACCGGGGGAAGCTCTACCGCGAGATGCGCGAGCAGCACGGTCCGATCGCTCCCGTGACCCTCGTCGGCGACGTACCGGCCTGGCTGGTGCTCGGCTACCGCGAGCTGCACCAGATCACCGGCAACCCCGGTCTGTTCACCCGTGATTCGTCGGTGTGGAACATGTGGGACCAGATACCGCCGGACTGGCCGCTGATGCCGATGGTGGGCCGCCAGCCGTCGATCCTCTACGAGGTGGGCGACCGCCACGAGCGCCGCTCGACGCTGGTGAGCGACGCGCTGCGCGACGTCGACCCGTTCGAGCTGCGCACCCACTCCGAGCAGCACGCCGACGAGCTCATCGACGCCTTCTGCGGAAGCGCCCGGGCCGACCTCGTCGACGAGTACGCCATGCAGCTCCCCGCCCTGGTGCTGGCGCGGATCTTCGGCTTCACCGGCGAGGACGGCGCCGCGCTCGTCCCGAGCATCAACGCGGTCGTCGACGGCTCCGACGGGGCGATCGAGGGCCGACAGTATCTCCAGCGGGCCATGGGAACGCTGCTGCGCTCCCGCGCCATCGCGCCCGCCGGCGACGTCGCCACGCGGATGCAGACGCATCCCAACTCGGGCGAGTTCTCCTCGGAGGAGATCCTCGAGGACATGATGGTCGACCTGATCGCGGGCCATCAGCCGACCGCCGACTGGATCAGCAACTCGCTGCGGCTGATGCTCACCGACGACCGGTTCGCCGCCTCCCTCGGCGGAGGACGTGCCAGCGTCGGCGAGGCGATGAACGAGGTGCTGTGGGAGGAGACGCCCACGCAGAACATCGCCGGACGCTGGACGACGCGCGACACCCAGCTCGGCGGCAGGCGCATCCAGGGCGGTGACCTGCTCGTCCTCAGCTTCGCCGCCGCCAACGCCGACCCGCACATCCGCCCGGACCAGCACTCCTTCACCGGCGGCAACAGCGCCTTCTTCTCCTTCGGGCACGGCTCCCACCGCTGCCCGTACCCGGCGCAGGAGATCGCCGAGGGCATCGCGCGTACGGGCATCGAGGTGCTGCTGGACCGGCTCCCGGACGTCGATCTGGCCGTGGACGAGGAGGAGTTGGCGTGGCGGCCCTCCCCTTTCCTGCGCGGTCTTGAGTCGCTGCCCGTCACCTTCACGCCCACCTCCGCCGTCGGCGGGCGGTGA